Proteins from one Buchnera aphidicola (Diuraphis noxia) genomic window:
- a CDS encoding uroporphyrinogen-III synthase, which yields MKILVMRPERLGKDLVNNLNKIGIKSWHFSFFDFDISTSSMNLSNKCNELYQSNIIVLFSKRSIYYTNLYLKHNNLKWPDNVKYFTIGQSTALFLYKYVKKKYFSLKKKKIVRIY from the coding sequence ATGAAAATATTAGTCATGAGACCTGAACGATTAGGTAAAGATTTAGTAAATAATTTAAATAAAATAGGTATAAAATCTTGGCATTTTTCTTTTTTTGATTTTGATATAAGCACTAGTTCGATGAATTTGTCTAATAAGTGCAATGAATTATATCAATCTAATATAATTGTTCTATTTTCTAAAAGATCTATTTACTATACAAACTTATATTTAAAACATAATAATTTAAAATGGCCTGATAATGTAAAATATTTTACTATTGGTCAAAGTACTGCGCTTTTTCTTTATAAATATGTAAAAAAAAAATATTTTTCCCTCAAGAAAAAGAAAATAGTGAGAATTTATTAA
- a CDS encoding uroporphyrinogen-III synthase, with amino-acid sequence MFFPQEKENSENLLKLLYRNLLKNDKIVLLQGENGRKLIQRQLKKKFNISLVECYKRVVKNIDMQIEEKKWRSYKINTLVITSSEILYHVKNVVSSLDRTDWLLKCKIFVISIRLLKIAKYLGWNDVIVASCASNNCLIKRIEEIKYIH; translated from the coding sequence ATATTTTTCCCTCAAGAAAAAGAAAATAGTGAGAATTTATTAAAATTATTATATAGAAATTTATTAAAAAACGATAAAATAGTGTTATTACAAGGTGAAAATGGACGAAAATTAATACAAAGACAATTAAAAAAAAAATTTAATATTTCTCTTGTTGAATGTTATAAAAGAGTTGTAAAAAATATAGATATGCAAATAGAAGAAAAAAAATGGCGGTCGTATAAAATAAACACTTTAGTTATAACTAGTAGCGAAATTTTATACCATGTAAAAAATGTAGTGTCTAGTCTAGATAGAACGGATTGGTTATTAAAATGTAAAATTTTTGTCATAAGTATAAGATTGCTAAAAATAGCAAAATATTTAGGATGGAATGATGTCATAGTTGCAAGTTGTGCAAGTAATAATTGTTTAATAAAAAGAATAGAGGAAATTAAATATATTCATTAA
- the rho gene encoding transcription termination factor Rho, whose protein sequence is MNLTALKNLPVSELITLGEKMGLENLARMRKQDIIFAILKQHAKSGENIFGDGVLEILQDGFGFLRSADSSYLAGPDDIYVSPSQIRRFNLRTGDTISGKIRPPKEGERYFALLKVNAVNYDKPENARSKILFENLTPLHANSRLRMERGNGSTEDLTARVLDLASPIGRGQRGLIVAPPKAGKTILLQNIAQSIAYNHPDCVLMVLLIDERPEEVTEMQRLVKGEVVASTFDEPASRHVQVAEMVIEKAKRLVEHKKDVIILLDSITRLARAYNTVVPASGKVLTGGVDANALHRPKRFFGAARNVEEGGSLTIIATALVDTGSKMDEVIYEEFKGTGNMELPLSRKIAEKRVFPAIDYNRSGTRKEELLTLPDELQKMWILRKIIHPMSEIDAMEFLLNKLSMTKTNDEFFDMMKRS, encoded by the coding sequence ATGAATCTTACCGCACTTAAAAATCTGCCAGTTTCTGAATTAATTACTCTTGGTGAAAAAATGGGGTTGGAAAATTTAGCGCGTATGCGTAAACAAGATATTATTTTTGCAATCCTTAAACAACATGCAAAAAGCGGAGAAAATATATTTGGAGACGGTGTTTTAGAAATATTACAAGATGGATTTGGTTTTCTACGATCTGCTGATAGTTCTTATTTAGCTGGTCCTGATGATATATATGTTTCACCTAGCCAAATACGTAGATTTAATTTACGTACAGGTGATACTATTTCTGGAAAGATAAGACCACCAAAAGAAGGAGAAAGATATTTTGCTTTACTTAAAGTTAATGCAGTAAATTATGATAAACCTGAAAATGCAAGAAGCAAAATTTTATTTGAAAATTTAACCCCATTACATGCGAACTCTCGTTTAAGAATGGAACGCGGAAATGGTTCTACTGAAGATTTAACCGCAAGAGTGTTAGATTTAGCATCTCCCATTGGAAGAGGACAAAGAGGGTTAATTGTAGCTCCTCCAAAAGCTGGAAAAACAATATTACTACAAAATATAGCACAAAGTATCGCTTATAATCATCCAGATTGTGTTTTAATGGTTTTATTAATTGATGAAAGGCCCGAAGAAGTTACCGAAATGCAAAGATTAGTTAAAGGAGAAGTAGTCGCTTCTACTTTTGATGAACCTGCATCAAGACATGTACAAGTAGCGGAAATGGTTATTGAAAAAGCAAAGAGATTAGTAGAACATAAAAAAGATGTCATTATTTTATTAGATTCGATTACTCGATTAGCACGTGCTTATAATACAGTAGTACCCGCATCAGGAAAAGTTTTAACAGGAGGTGTTGATGCTAATGCTTTACATAGGCCTAAACGTTTTTTTGGGGCCGCACGTAATGTAGAAGAAGGAGGGAGTTTAACAATTATTGCAACAGCATTAGTTGATACAGGTTCAAAAATGGATGAAGTCATTTACGAAGAATTTAAAGGAACAGGGAACATGGAATTACCTTTATCTAGAAAAATTGCTGAAAAACGTGTTTTTCCAGCTATCGATTATAATCGTTCTGGAACTAGAAAAGAAGAATTATTAACTTTGCCAGATGAATTACAAAAAATGTGGATTTTAAGGAAAATTATTCATCCTATGAGTGAAATCGATGCAATGGAATTTTTATTAAACAAACTTTCTATGACTAAAACTAACGATGAATTTTTTGATATGATGAAACGTTCATGA
- the trxA gene encoding thioredoxin TrxA, whose amino-acid sequence MNKIIELTDQNFKEKVLTAQGFILVDFWAEWCNPCKILASVLNEISEEYSSKIIIGKLNIEKNPNTAPIYSVRSIPTLLLFHNSEVLSTKVGAISKLELKEFLNEYVH is encoded by the coding sequence ATGAATAAAATAATTGAATTAACTGATCAAAATTTTAAAGAAAAAGTATTAACTGCTCAAGGTTTTATATTAGTTGACTTTTGGGCTGAATGGTGTAATCCTTGTAAAATTTTAGCATCTGTTTTAAATGAAATCTCAGAAGAATATTCTAGCAAGATAATCATTGGTAAACTAAACATAGAAAAAAATCCTAATACGGCTCCAATATATTCTGTTAGAAGTATTCCAACATTATTATTATTTCATAATAGCGAAGTTCTATCAACTAAAGTAGGAGCAATTTCTAAATTAGAACTTAAAGAATTTTTAAATGAATACGTTCATTAA
- a CDS encoding UvrD-helicase domain-containing protein, translating into MSLNFAQKNAVKLITGPCLILAGAGSGKTKVIINKIVYLIKYGAYKSHNIAAVTFTNKAAYEMRTRLSKHLNILKTKNINISTFHSLGLKIIKHEIKSLRFHDNFTLFDEKDQISLLKKICNKETKNNITLLKKISFQISFWKNQFYTPEKVKSLAKSAVEKYFSDIYEKYNTCLYELNSLDFDDLICLPTTLLKENKEIKNRWQTKITYLLVDEYQDTNNSQYEFIKELTNTQSNFTLVGDDDQSIYSWRGANPNNIFLLKKDFPNLKIIKMEHNYRSSGRILKAANSLISNNMHSLKKTLFSQLQYGKFIQIIIAENEEKEAEKIAKKIFLQCSKKKLQYQDYAILYRGNYQSRILEKVLIKENIPYNISENSSFFSCVEIKDLLSYLRIIINPNDNAALIRIINIPSRKIGSITLKKIEKYTTKQKKSLFDAINDIELEKIINKKTIKKLKDFIDLIQEFIDLADIAPYKILDKIIHDIEYEKWLYKSLKDPKKIQKSINNIYTLSEWLKNMIQGDELEKPMSLSKIITRMTLRDIVTKNTKKQSDNNKVQLMTLHASKGLEFPTVFMIGMCEGVLPNQKSIHNNNIEEERRLTYVGITRAKKQLFFTYCCKIIQYGKMLYTSPSRFLFELPQEDIKWEKNIFKNNFDR; encoded by the coding sequence ATGTCTCTTAATTTTGCTCAAAAAAATGCTGTTAAATTGATTACTGGTCCCTGTTTAATTTTAGCAGGGGCTGGTTCTGGAAAAACAAAAGTCATCATCAATAAAATTGTTTATTTAATTAAATATGGTGCATATAAATCTCACAATATTGCAGCGGTAACTTTTACAAACAAAGCCGCTTATGAAATGCGAACTCGTCTTTCAAAACATTTGAATATTTTAAAAACAAAAAATATAAATATTTCTACTTTTCATTCATTAGGATTAAAAATCATCAAACATGAAATTAAATCATTAAGATTTCATGATAATTTTACTCTGTTCGACGAAAAAGATCAAATTTCCTTACTAAAAAAAATATGTAATAAAGAAACGAAAAATAATATAACATTATTAAAAAAAATTAGTTTTCAGATTTCCTTTTGGAAAAATCAATTTTACACTCCTGAAAAAGTTAAATCTTTAGCAAAATCTGCTGTAGAAAAATACTTTTCAGACATTTACGAAAAATATAATACTTGTCTTTATGAATTAAATTCATTAGATTTTGATGATTTAATTTGTTTACCTACCACTTTATTAAAAGAAAATAAAGAAATAAAAAATAGATGGCAAACAAAAATTACATACTTATTAGTCGACGAATATCAAGATACAAATAATAGTCAGTATGAATTTATAAAAGAACTAACTAACACTCAATCGAATTTTACGTTAGTTGGAGACGATGATCAGTCGATTTATTCTTGGAGAGGTGCAAATCCTAATAATATTTTCTTATTAAAAAAAGATTTTCCTAATTTAAAAATTATAAAAATGGAACATAACTATCGCTCTTCAGGGAGAATATTAAAAGCAGCTAACAGTCTGATTTCTAATAATATGCATTCTTTAAAAAAAACATTGTTTTCTCAATTACAATATGGAAAATTTATACAAATTATAATAGCTGAAAATGAAGAAAAAGAAGCTGAAAAAATAGCGAAAAAAATTTTTCTACAATGCTCTAAAAAAAAACTTCAGTATCAAGATTATGCAATCTTATACCGTGGAAATTATCAATCACGAATTCTTGAAAAAGTTTTAATAAAAGAAAATATTCCATATAATATTTCAGAAAATTCATCATTTTTTTCTTGCGTTGAAATTAAGGATTTATTAAGTTATCTTCGTATTATTATTAATCCTAATGATAATGCTGCATTGATAAGAATTATAAATATTCCTTCTCGGAAGATAGGTAGTATTACTCTCAAAAAAATAGAAAAATATACTACTAAACAAAAAAAAAGTCTGTTTGATGCTATTAATGATATTGAATTAGAAAAAATTATAAACAAGAAAACTATTAAAAAATTAAAAGATTTTATCGATTTGATACAAGAATTTATTGATTTGGCTGATATAGCACCATATAAAATTTTAGATAAAATTATTCATGATATTGAATATGAAAAATGGCTATACAAATCTTTGAAAGATCCAAAAAAAATACAAAAAAGTATAAATAATATTTATACATTGTCTGAATGGTTAAAAAATATGATTCAAGGTGATGAACTTGAAAAACCCATGAGTTTATCAAAAATTATTACACGAATGACATTACGTGATATTGTAACAAAAAATACAAAAAAACAATCAGATAACAATAAAGTACAGCTCATGACATTACATGCATCTAAAGGTTTAGAATTTCCTACTGTTTTTATGATTGGCATGTGCGAAGGAGTTTTGCCTAATCAAAAAAGTATTCATAATAATAACATAGAAGAGGAAAGGCGATTAACATATGTAGGAATAACTAGAGCGAAAAAACAATTGTTTTTTACTTATTGTTGTAAAATCATTCAATATGGGAAAATGTTGTATACATCACCTAGTCGATTTTTATTTGAATTACCTCAAGAAGATATAAAATGGGAAAAAAATATTTTTAAAAACAATTTCGACAGATAA
- the ilvC gene encoding ketol-acid reductoisomerase, whose product MNYFNTLNFRQKINQIKKCRFMEKKEFNKKNEILKNKKIVIVGCGSQGLNQGLNMRDSGLNISYALRKNSILKKNQSWINATKNNFLVGDYESLIPNADLVINLTPDKQHSNVVKELQKLMKKDACLGYSHGFNIVENGETIRKDITVIMVAPKCPGTEVREEYKRGFGVPTLIAVHNENDYSNMGLEVAKAWAFSTGGHRAGVLESSFVAEVKSDLMGEQTILCGMLQTASLVCYEKLITTQNHPGYAGKLIQFGWETITESLKHGGITLMMDRLSNSSKIRAFKLSQEIKRIFSKLFQKHMDDIISGDFSSKMIQDWKNKDQNLLNWRYKTKNTSFEQSPDYDKKILEQEYYDHGILMVAILKAGIELSFETMIQSGIMEESAYYESLHELPLIANTIARKKLYEMNMVISDTAEYGNYLFSESAYPILKEFVKNINNTDLGSALPRNSVNNIELYNVNTMIRNHPIEIIGRKLRSYMKNMKTIIVG is encoded by the coding sequence ATGAATTATTTTAATACATTAAATTTTCGTCAAAAAATTAATCAAATTAAAAAATGTCGTTTTATGGAAAAAAAAGAATTTAACAAAAAAAATGAAATATTGAAAAATAAAAAAATAGTTATTGTAGGATGTGGATCTCAAGGTTTAAATCAAGGTTTAAATATGAGAGACTCAGGATTAAATATTTCTTATGCTTTAAGAAAAAATAGTATTTTAAAAAAAAATCAATCTTGGATTAATGCAACAAAAAATAATTTTTTAGTAGGTGATTATGAATCACTTATACCAAATGCTGATTTAGTAATTAATTTAACTCCCGATAAACAACATTCTAATGTAGTTAAGGAATTACAAAAATTAATGAAAAAAGATGCATGTTTAGGTTATTCACATGGTTTTAACATTGTAGAAAACGGAGAAACAATTAGAAAAGATATTACTGTAATTATGGTTGCTCCCAAATGTCCAGGTACAGAAGTACGAGAAGAATATAAAAGAGGATTTGGTGTTCCTACATTAATCGCTGTACATAATGAAAATGATTATTCTAATATGGGATTAGAAGTTGCAAAAGCATGGGCTTTCTCTACTGGTGGACATCGTGCAGGAGTTCTTGAATCATCATTTGTTGCTGAAGTAAAATCAGATCTCATGGGTGAACAAACAATTCTATGTGGCATGCTTCAAACCGCTTCATTAGTATGTTATGAAAAATTAATTACAACTCAAAACCATCCGGGTTATGCAGGTAAATTAATACAATTTGGTTGGGAAACCATAACAGAATCGCTTAAACATGGTGGTATCACTTTAATGATGGATCGACTATCTAATTCATCAAAAATCAGAGCATTCAAACTATCTCAAGAAATAAAAAGAATTTTCTCAAAACTATTTCAAAAACATATGGATGATATTATTTCAGGAGATTTTTCTTCAAAAATGATACAAGATTGGAAAAATAAAGATCAAAATTTGTTAAATTGGCGATATAAAACAAAAAACACATCCTTTGAACAATCTCCTGATTATGATAAAAAAATATTAGAACAAGAATATTATGATCATGGGATACTTATGGTCGCAATATTAAAAGCAGGAATTGAGTTGTCTTTTGAAACAATGATACAATCAGGTATTATGGAAGAATCAGCGTATTATGAATCATTACATGAATTACCATTAATAGCGAATACAATTGCGAGAAAAAAACTATACGAAATGAATATGGTAATTTCAGATACAGCTGAATACGGCAATTATCTTTTTTCTGAATCAGCATATCCTATTTTAAAAGAATTTGTAAAAAATATTAATAACACTGATCTTGGTTCTGCTTTACCTAGAAATTCTGTAAACAACATTGAATTATATAATGTCAACACAATGATTCGTAATCATCCGATAGAAATTATTGGACGTAAGTTAAGATCTTATATGAAAAACATGAAAACAATTATTGTAGGTTAA
- the ilvD gene encoding dihydroxy-acid dehydratase — protein MPKYRSFKTTHGKNMSGARSLWRATGMNDEDFKKPIIAIVNSFSQFVPGHIHLKKVGELISDQIQKSGGVPKEFNTIAIDDGIAMGHSGMLYSLPSRELIADSIEYVINAHCVDAMICVSNCDKITPGMLMAALRLNIPSVFISGGPMEAGKIRKNEKEIKIDLVDAIMIGGQSNQCKNFIKEVELLACPTCGSCSGMFTANSMNCLTEAIGLSLPGNGTLLATHVDRKNLFIKSAKTIVKITKEYYHHNNKKVLPRSIASKESFENAMILDIAMGGSTNTILHLLAAAQEAEIDFNMSNIDELSRKIPHICKVSPSTSLYHMEDVHRAGGVMGILGELNRANLLNKQTQNILQLNLEETLKEYDIVLSKNPDILKMFKAKPAGIRTIQPYSQENRWLTLDYDRKTGCIRSCKNAYSQDGGLAVLYGNLAKNGCIIKTAGIKKSNYIFSGPARVYESQEEAVNAILKGEIISGDIVVIRYEGPKGGPGMQEMLYPTTYLKSMKLDKTCALITDGRFSGGTSGLSIGHVSPEAANKGVIALVKNGDIINIDITQRVINLNITEQELQQRIFQEESKKSLSYKPLNRKRHISYALKTYAFFAMSADKGAVRDRQKLSKI, from the coding sequence ATGCCTAAATATCGTTCTTTTAAAACCACTCATGGAAAAAACATGTCTGGAGCAAGATCATTATGGCGTGCTACAGGTATGAACGATGAAGATTTTAAAAAACCTATTATTGCAATAGTTAATTCTTTTTCACAGTTTGTACCAGGACATATTCATCTCAAAAAAGTCGGAGAACTGATTTCAGACCAAATTCAGAAATCTGGTGGCGTTCCAAAAGAGTTTAATACTATTGCAATTGACGATGGAATCGCTATGGGACATTCCGGAATGTTATATTCTTTACCTTCAAGAGAATTGATTGCAGATTCTATAGAATATGTAATTAATGCACATTGTGTTGATGCCATGATCTGTGTGTCTAACTGTGATAAAATTACTCCAGGTATGCTTATGGCAGCATTAAGACTAAATATACCATCTGTCTTTATTTCAGGTGGTCCTATGGAAGCAGGTAAAATAAGAAAAAATGAAAAAGAAATAAAAATTGATTTAGTAGACGCTATTATGATAGGAGGACAATCTAATCAATGTAAAAATTTTATTAAAGAAGTTGAACTTTTAGCATGCCCTACATGCGGATCTTGTTCAGGGATGTTTACAGCTAATTCTATGAATTGTCTAACAGAAGCTATAGGTTTATCCTTACCAGGCAATGGTACACTTTTAGCAACTCATGTTGATCGAAAAAATCTATTTATAAAATCTGCTAAAACTATTGTCAAAATCACAAAAGAATATTATCACCATAACAATAAAAAAGTTTTACCGAGAAGTATTGCAAGCAAAGAATCTTTTGAGAACGCAATGATATTAGATATTGCAATGGGTGGTTCAACTAATACTATTTTACATTTATTAGCCGCTGCTCAAGAAGCAGAAATTGATTTTAATATGTCTAATATTGATGAATTATCTAGAAAAATACCTCATATTTGTAAGGTTTCTCCAAGTACTTCGCTATATCACATGGAAGACGTTCACCGTGCTGGTGGTGTTATGGGTATTTTAGGAGAACTAAATCGTGCTAATTTATTAAACAAACAAACACAAAATATATTGCAATTAAATCTAGAAGAAACTTTAAAAGAATATGATATTGTTTTATCTAAAAACCCTGATATTTTGAAAATGTTTAAAGCGAAACCTGCTGGTATTCGTACAATACAACCTTATTCTCAAGAAAATAGATGGTTAACGTTAGATTATGATCGTAAAACTGGCTGTATTCGTTCATGTAAAAACGCCTATAGTCAAGATGGAGGATTAGCTGTTTTATATGGAAATTTAGCTAAAAATGGCTGTATAATTAAAACTGCAGGAATTAAAAAATCCAATTATATTTTTTCTGGTCCAGCAAGAGTATATGAGAGTCAAGAAGAAGCAGTTAACGCTATTTTAAAAGGAGAAATTATTTCAGGTGATATTGTCGTCATTCGTTACGAAGGCCCTAAAGGTGGACCGGGAATGCAAGAAATGTTATATCCAACTACATATTTAAAATCTATGAAGTTAGATAAAACATGTGCATTGATTACTGACGGTAGATTTTCAGGTGGAACTTCAGGACTTTCTATAGGACATGTTTCTCCAGAAGCAGCAAATAAAGGTGTAATCGCTCTAGTAAAAAACGGTGATATTATTAATATTGACATTACTCAAAGAGTTATTAATCTAAATATTACAGAACAAGAATTACAACAACGTATTTTTCAAGAAGAATCAAAAAAATCTTTATCTTATAAACCTCTGAATAGAAAAAGACATATTTCATATGCATTAAAAACATATGCATTTTTTGCTATGAGTGCAGATAAAGGCGCTGTGAGAGATCGACAAAAATTATCTAAGATTTAA
- a CDS encoding IscS subfamily cysteine desulfurase, with protein sequence MKTPIYLDYAATTPVEYQVAKKMMNHLTIDGIFGNSASRSHKFGWDAEEIVDIARNQISEFIGADSREIIFTSGATEANNLAIKGIALFHKSKGKHIITSKTEHKSVLDTCRYLENQGFNLTYLTPKNNGIIDLNNLKKNIRKDTILVSIMHVNNEIGIIQDIDNISKICRENGIFFHVDATQSMGKIPIDLKTTFIDLMSFSAHKVYGPKGIGCLYVRRKPRVRLLPCIHGGGHERGMRSGTLPVHQIVGMGESFILAKRKIHDDFIRSTKLRNLLWNGIKNIEEVYLNSDLKQGVPHILNVSFNYVEGESLIMSLKDLAISSGSACTSASLEPSYVLKALGIKDELAHSSIRFSIGRFTTEEEIQYTIKLVHESIHRLRELSPLWEMFKSGVDLNSIEWDHI encoded by the coding sequence ATGAAAACTCCAATTTATTTAGATTATGCAGCAACTACTCCAGTAGAGTATCAAGTTGCAAAAAAAATGATGAATCATTTAACAATAGATGGAATATTTGGTAATTCTGCTTCTCGTTCTCATAAATTTGGTTGGGATGCTGAAGAAATTGTTGATATTGCACGCAATCAGATCTCTGAATTTATTGGAGCTGATTCTCGTGAAATTATTTTTACTTCAGGTGCTACTGAAGCAAACAATTTAGCTATAAAAGGTATAGCATTGTTTCATAAAAGCAAAGGTAAACATATTATCACTAGTAAAACAGAACATAAATCTGTTTTAGATACCTGTAGATATCTTGAAAATCAAGGATTTAATTTAACATATCTTACTCCTAAAAATAATGGCATTATTGATTTAAACAATCTAAAAAAAAATATAAGAAAAGATACTATTCTCGTTTCTATAATGCATGTAAATAACGAAATTGGTATTATACAAGATATAGATAATATATCTAAAATTTGTCGAGAAAATGGTATTTTTTTTCATGTAGATGCAACTCAAAGCATGGGAAAAATTCCTATTGATTTAAAAACAACATTTATAGATTTAATGTCTTTTTCTGCTCATAAAGTTTATGGACCAAAAGGAATTGGTTGCTTATATGTACGTCGAAAACCACGTGTTCGTCTACTTCCTTGTATACATGGTGGAGGACATGAAAGAGGAATGCGTTCAGGTACTTTACCAGTTCATCAAATTGTGGGAATGGGAGAATCTTTTATTTTAGCCAAAAGGAAAATACATGATGATTTTATTCGTTCAACAAAATTGAGAAACTTACTTTGGAACGGGATTAAAAACATTGAAGAAGTTTATTTAAATAGTGATTTAAAACAAGGTGTACCTCATATCTTAAATGTTAGTTTTAATTATGTTGAGGGAGAATCTTTAATTATGTCACTTAAAGATTTAGCAATTTCTTCAGGTTCTGCTTGTACATCGGCTAGTCTAGAACCATCTTATGTTTTAAAAGCTTTAGGAATTAAAGATGAATTAGCTCATAGTTCTATTCGCTTTTCTATTGGACGATTTACAACAGAAGAAGAAATTCAATATACAATAAAATTAGTTCATGAATCTATTCATAGATTACGTGAACTTTCACCTTTATGGGAAATGTTTAAATCAGGAGTTGATTTAAATAGC